From Candoia aspera isolate rCanAsp1 chromosome 4, rCanAsp1.hap2, whole genome shotgun sequence, a single genomic window includes:
- the STEAP2 gene encoding metalloreductase STEAP2, whose product MESISMMGSPKVLNETFLPNGRNFIKDTSKITVGIIGSGDFAKSLTIRLIRCGFHVVIGSRNPKFVAEFFPHVVDVTHHEDAIAKANIIFIAIRREHYAALWDLKHLLVGKILVDVSNNMKVNQYPESNAEYLSSLFPDSFVVKGFNVISAWALQIGPKDASRQVYICSNSIQARHQIIELARQLNFIPIDLGTLSSAREIENLPLQLFTLWKGPVIVAVGLATFFFIYSFIRDVIHPYVKNQQSDFYKIPIEIVNKTLPVVAITLLSLVYLSGLLAAAYQLYYGTKYKLFPPWLENWLQCRKQLGLLSFFFATIHVVYSLCLPMRRSERYLFLNTAYQQVHENIENSWNEEEVWRIEMYVSFGIMSLGLLSLLAVTSIPSVNRSLNWREFSFIQSTLGYVALLISTFHVLIYGWKRAFEEECYRFYTPPNFVLALVLPCIVILGKIILLLPCINRKLRKIRRGWEKRQFIEDVSGSDSYPSPERITIM is encoded by the exons ATGGAATCGATTTCTATGATGGGAAGTCCTAAAGTCTTAAATGAAACTTTCTTACCAAATGGCAGAAATTTTATCAAGGACACCAGTAAGATTACAGTTGGCATAATTGGAAGTGGGGACTTTGCTAAATCCTTGACCATTAGGCTTATTAGGTGTGGGTTCCACGTGGTAATAGGAAGCAGAAATCCTAAATTTGTTGCTGAATTCTTTCCCCATGTTGTTGATGTCACTCATCATGAAGATGCTATAGCAAAagcaaacataatttttattgctATACGCAGAGAACACTATGCAGCTTTGTGGGACCTCAAGCATCTACTAGTTGGTAAAATCCTTGTAGATGTCAGCAACAACATGAAAGTTAATCAGTATCCAGAATCCAATGCGGAGTACCTGTCATCCCTTTTCCCAGATTCCTTTGTTGTCAAAGGGTTCAATGTTATTTCAGCATGGGCACTACAAATAGGACCAAAAGATGCAAGCAGACAG gtttACATATGCAGTAACAGTATTCAAGCACGACATCAAATCATTGAACTTGCTCGTCAGCTCAATTTTATTCCTATTGATTTGGGCACTTTATCATCTGCAAGGGAGATTGAAAATTTACCTCTTCAATTGTTCACACTGTGGAAGGGACCAGTAATAGTGGCTGTTGGCCTAGCCACCTTCTTTTTTATCTATTCCTTTATTAGAGATGTAATACATCCTTATGTGAAGAATCAGCAGAGTGATTTTTATAAGATTCCTATTGAGATTGTGAACAAGACATTACCAGTTGTTGCAATTACTTTATTATCTCTAGTGTATTTATCAGGGCTCCTGGCAGCTGCTTATCAACTTTATTATGGTACTAAATACAAACTCTTTCCACCCTGGTTAGAGAACTGGCTGCAATGTAGAAAACAGCTTGGATTACTTAgttttttctttgcaacaattcATGTTGTTTACAGCCTCTGCTTGCCTATGAGGAGATCAGAACGATACCTCTTTTTAAATACAGCTTATCAACAG GTccatgaaaatattgaaaattcctGGAATGAGGAAGAAGTATGGCGAATTGAAATGTATGTCTCTTTTGGAATAATGAGCCTTGGGCTGCTTTCTCTGTTGGCTGTGACTTCTATTCCTTCAGTAAACAGATCATTAAATTGGAGAGAATTCAGTTTTATTCAG TCTACACTTGGATACGTCGCTCTTCTCATAAGTACTTTCCATGTATTAATTTATGGATGGAAAAGAGCCTTTGAAGAAGAATGCTACAGATTTTACACACCACCAAATTTTGTTCTTGCACTTGTCTTGCCGTGCATAGTAATTCTGGGTAAGATAATTTTGCTTCTACCATGTATAAATAGGAAACTGAGAAAGATCAGAAGAGGATGGGAAAAAAGACAATTTATAGAGGATGTAAGTGGATCTGATTCGTATCCCTCACCAGAAAGAATTACAATCATGTGA